From one Thermoplasmata archaeon genomic stretch:
- a CDS encoding glycosyltransferase: MAAPDLPPTGTPAPAGTPSLARVVALYHRALNAAYHGSSLHFRGFVEGLRRVVPVEVVAPGEHATVGTDRARESSGPLLVGFRYLLAAVAEELRFIVRDARSPRAQRARVIVPVDVYVAGLAAVWSWIRQVPLVYYPLDANTAVSRHWRKAGYRGGILFGLTRRPLNALGLRIARIVIAPSEEVARSLREGGVPAEKLRVCTLKRTRPVPDPVAIARWRAELGLAGRVPAVFVGSFQYAPNVRAFHFLRDELAPALGRSDPDLLILVGGLDSEPYVPQSGANLRVLGTVSDLDGLLFACEIGLAPMDVAGGTSGKMVDYVLHGLRVLATPEAAAGIDAAASVQVAPCSEFADRLKALCAEVRASRGPALPPRPDPEFVRRYTESADLDRVAQEIASLARS, translated from the coding sequence ATGGCAGCGCCTGACCTCCCACCGACGGGGACGCCGGCGCCGGCGGGCACCCCGAGCCTCGCGCGCGTGGTCGCACTGTATCACCGTGCGCTGAACGCGGCTTATCACGGCAGCTCGCTCCACTTTCGAGGGTTCGTGGAGGGACTGCGGCGGGTCGTTCCGGTGGAGGTCGTCGCCCCGGGGGAGCATGCCACCGTGGGCACGGACCGCGCGCGGGAGTCGAGCGGTCCCCTCCTGGTCGGGTTCCGCTACCTGCTCGCGGCCGTGGCCGAGGAGCTCCGGTTCATCGTGCGCGACGCTCGCTCGCCCCGAGCCCAGCGGGCCCGTGTGATCGTACCCGTCGACGTGTACGTCGCCGGTCTCGCCGCGGTCTGGAGCTGGATCCGGCAGGTGCCGCTCGTCTACTACCCGCTCGATGCGAACACCGCGGTCAGCCGGCACTGGCGCAAAGCGGGCTACCGGGGCGGGATCCTGTTCGGCCTGACCCGTCGGCCGCTCAACGCGCTCGGTCTGCGCATCGCGCGGATCGTCATCGCCCCGTCCGAGGAGGTCGCGCGCTCGCTGCGCGAGGGCGGCGTGCCCGCGGAGAAACTACGCGTCTGCACGCTCAAGCGGACCCGGCCGGTCCCGGACCCCGTGGCGATCGCGCGGTGGCGGGCCGAGCTCGGCCTGGCGGGCCGCGTTCCGGCCGTCTTCGTCGGCTCGTTCCAGTACGCGCCGAACGTGCGTGCCTTCCACTTCCTCCGCGACGAGCTCGCGCCGGCCCTCGGTCGCTCGGATCCGGACCTGCTGATCCTCGTCGGCGGGCTGGACTCCGAGCCGTACGTCCCTCAGAGCGGTGCCAATCTTCGGGTGCTCGGGACCGTATCGGACCTGGACGGCCTGCTGTTCGCCTGCGAGATCGGGCTCGCGCCGATGGACGTCGCCGGGGGAACGAGCGGAAAGATGGTCGATTACGTGCTGCACGGGCTGCGGGTCCTCGCCACGCCCGAGGCCGCCGCGGGCATCGATGCCGCGGCGAGCGTCCAGGTCGCCCCGTGCTCGGAGTTCGCCGACCGCCTCAAGGCGCTCTGCGCCGAGGTACGGGCCTCGAGGGGCCCGGCGCTCCCGCCGCGACCGGATCCGGAGTTCGTGCGCCGGTACACGGAGTCGGCCGACCTCGATCGAGTGGCGCAGGAGATCGCGTCCCTTGCTCGAAGCTAA
- a CDS encoding glycosyltransferase family 4 protein, with protein sequence MRVLYLLGAFPVPPLGGVELSIYEVARDEARRGADVRVVAPSPEPRRLVLDLVEFLGVPVGAISNWIQIPSPASYRALHDTVTWAEIVHVWNPQEVFNLIGIGLALRLGRPLVLSTPVVSSLARHPRRPVRWAGRVDDGIVHRALRRAALVHVQSREEERVARQWSPRVCYIPGGVPDSVLTSPPLGASFRAAHALAGRRPVLLFLGRCHPLKGPEWLVRAMPAVRRALPDASAVIVGPDVDGSLDRLRRLAAELGVADHVQVLGPVDERERVGALDAADVVVVPSRADFVEGFSLVVSEAWARGKPVAAFPVGALRERIRTGENGWLAADLSADALAVAIEGAAGLGPFARPRDVIGWREVAGEFDRRYREILERTSVPSEAAALAAPRGGDGSA encoded by the coding sequence GTGAGGGTTCTCTACCTGCTCGGAGCGTTTCCGGTCCCTCCCCTCGGTGGCGTCGAACTCTCGATCTACGAGGTGGCCCGCGACGAGGCCCGGCGCGGCGCCGACGTCCGCGTCGTCGCGCCGTCGCCCGAGCCCCGACGGCTCGTCCTGGACCTCGTCGAGTTCCTCGGCGTGCCGGTCGGCGCGATCTCGAACTGGATCCAGATCCCTTCGCCGGCCTCCTACCGCGCGCTCCATGACACGGTGACGTGGGCCGAGATCGTCCATGTATGGAACCCGCAGGAGGTGTTCAACCTCATCGGGATCGGCCTCGCGCTACGACTGGGCCGGCCGCTCGTCCTCTCGACGCCCGTGGTCTCGAGCCTGGCGCGTCACCCCCGACGGCCGGTTCGTTGGGCCGGTCGCGTCGATGACGGGATCGTTCACCGCGCGCTGCGGCGGGCCGCGCTGGTGCATGTCCAGAGCCGCGAGGAGGAACGGGTCGCGCGCCAGTGGAGCCCCCGGGTCTGCTACATCCCCGGCGGGGTACCGGACTCGGTGCTGACCTCCCCTCCCCTCGGCGCGTCATTCCGCGCGGCGCACGCCCTCGCGGGACGACGTCCGGTGCTGCTGTTCCTCGGCCGGTGCCACCCGCTGAAGGGGCCGGAGTGGCTGGTCCGCGCGATGCCGGCCGTCCGGCGGGCGCTGCCGGACGCGAGCGCGGTGATCGTCGGCCCCGACGTGGACGGCTCGCTCGATCGTCTCCGCCGGCTCGCCGCCGAGCTGGGGGTGGCGGACCACGTCCAGGTCCTCGGACCCGTCGATGAACGGGAGCGGGTCGGCGCGCTCGACGCCGCCGACGTGGTCGTGGTGCCGAGCCGCGCGGATTTCGTCGAGGGATTCTCCCTGGTCGTCAGCGAGGCCTGGGCGCGCGGCAAGCCGGTCGCCGCTTTCCCGGTCGGCGCGCTGCGCGAGCGGATCCGGACGGGCGAGAACGGTTGGCTCGCCGCGGACCTCTCCGCCGACGCGCTCGCCGTAGCGATCGAAGGGGCGGCCGGGCTGGGACCGTTCGCGCGGCCCCGGGATGTCATCGGATGGCGGGAGGTCGCCGGCGAGTTCGATCGGCGCTACCGCGAGATCCTTGAGCGAACGTCCGTCCCGTCGGAGGCGGCGGCGCTCGCCGCGCCCCGAGGAGGCGATGGCAGCGCCTGA
- a CDS encoding glycosyltransferase family 2 protein: MAFSDGSGGSNAAAFGRLPPPLDDTVVLIPAYREAQGIAPVIEEVRRSLNPRIVVIHRPDGDATGVVARATGAEVVEQAGKGKGDAVRLGLEYVRDHFERARFIGMIDADCTYPSYAMHPMRSILNHRPDVGMVIARRENIANNGATSHAFAWGNRVLAQVHRAMNRIPLDDPLSGLRLFRADVVRDWNPRSRGFDIECELNDYVHNVKGLEISEVAVPYRARVGTKKLRFRHGFLILARMVGLRFRALGTVPSPLACPSDTHSSGTATQQ, from the coding sequence ATGGCATTCAGTGACGGGTCGGGCGGCTCGAACGCGGCTGCGTTCGGGCGCTTGCCTCCCCCCCTCGACGACACGGTGGTGCTGATCCCCGCGTACCGGGAGGCCCAGGGCATTGCTCCGGTGATCGAAGAGGTGCGGCGGAGCCTGAACCCGCGCATCGTGGTCATCCACCGGCCCGACGGGGACGCGACCGGCGTGGTCGCGCGCGCGACCGGGGCCGAGGTCGTCGAGCAGGCCGGCAAGGGCAAGGGAGACGCGGTCCGTCTGGGCCTCGAGTACGTCCGGGATCACTTCGAGCGGGCCCGATTCATCGGCATGATCGACGCCGACTGCACCTATCCCTCGTACGCCATGCACCCGATGCGCTCGATCCTGAACCACCGCCCGGACGTCGGCATGGTGATTGCCCGTCGGGAGAACATCGCCAACAACGGCGCGACCTCCCACGCGTTCGCCTGGGGCAACCGGGTGCTCGCCCAGGTCCACCGGGCGATGAACCGCATCCCGCTGGACGATCCCCTCTCGGGTCTTCGACTCTTCCGCGCCGACGTCGTCCGCGACTGGAATCCGCGCTCGCGCGGCTTCGACATCGAGTGCGAGCTGAACGACTACGTCCACAACGTCAAGGGGCTCGAGATCTCCGAGGTCGCCGTGCCGTACCGCGCGCGGGTCGGAACGAAGAAGCTGCGGTTCCGCCACGGCTTCCTGATCCTGGCCCGCATGGTCGGGCTCCGCTTCCGTGCCCTCGGAACGGTCCCGAGCCCGCTCGCCTGCCCGTCCGACACGCACAGCTCCGGCACCGCGACCCAGCAGTGA